The following are encoded together in the Vigna unguiculata cultivar IT97K-499-35 chromosome 2, ASM411807v1, whole genome shotgun sequence genome:
- the LOC114174181 gene encoding sugar carrier protein C-like, which yields MDVPIKYPGKLTLRVVLTCIMAATGGLIFGYDHGVSGGVTSMDSFLKKFFPSVYEKESNLKPSSNQYCKFNSQILTLFTSSLYLSALVAGLAASSITRMFGRRTTMITGGIFFVAGALLNGFAVSIWMLILGRLLLGFGIGCANQSVPIYVSEMAPFKYRGALNMCFQLSITIGIFIANLFNYYFAKILNGQGWRLSLGLGAVPAIIFVIGSICLPDSPNSLVARGCHEDAKRELIKIRGTTEIDAEFKDMLAASEASQNVKHPWRTLMERKYRPQLVFAICIPFFQQFTGLNVITFYAPILFRTIGFGGTASLMSAVIIGSFKPVSTVVSILVVDKFGRRSLFLEGGVQMLICQITMTIAIAVAFGTNGNPGTLPKWYAIVVVGIICVYVSGYAWSWGPLGWLVPSEIFPLEIRSAAQSITVSVNMISTFFIAQFFTLMLCHMKFGLFIFFGCFVVIMTIFIYKLLPETKGIPLEEMSAVWEKHPIWGKFLESDSTIQNDKANSRC from the exons ATGGATGTTCCAATCAAGTATCCCGGCAAACTCACCCTAAGGGTGGTTCTTACTTGCATCATGGCAGCCACTGGTGGCTTGATTTTTGGTTATGACCATGGAGTTTCAG GTGGAGTGACCTCCATGGATTCTTTCCTGAAGAAATTCTTCCCCTCTGTATATGAAAAAGAGTCTAATCTGAAGCCTTCTTCAAATCAGTACTGCAAATTCAACAGTCAGATACTGACACTGTTCACATCTTCCCTTTATCTGAGTGCCCTTGTAGCGGGTCTTGCGGCATCCAGTATAACCAGAATGTTTGGTAGGCGTACAACTATGATTACGGGTGGAATATTCTTCGTGGCAGGTGCATTGCTTAATGGATTTGCCGTGAGCATTTGGATGCTTATTCTTGGCAGGTTGTTGCTTGGTTTTGGCATTGGATGTGCCAACCAG TCAGTTCCAATCTATGTATCAGAGATGGCCCCTTTTAAGTACCGTGGAGCTCTAAATATGTGCTTCCAGTTGTCAATCACTATAGGCATATTTATAGCAAATTTGTTCAACTACTACTTTGCTAAGATACTGAATGGTCAGGGATGGCGCTTAAGCTTAGGGCTTGGTGCAGTTCCAGCTATCATTTTTGTTATAGGCTCAATTTGCCTTCCTGATTCACCAAACTCCCTTGTTGCACGTGGCTGTCATGAAGATGCCAAAAGGGAGCTTATAAAAATTCGAGGAACAACTGAAATTGATGCAGAATTCAAGGACATGCTTGCTGCCAGTGAAGCCTCACAAAATGTGAAACACCCTTGGAGAACCTTGATGGAGAGAAAGTATAGACCACAGCTTGTGTTTGCCATATGCATTCCCTTCTTCCAACAGTTCACCGGCTTGAATGTGATCACATTCTATGCTCCTATTTTGTTCAGAACAATTGGTTTTGGAGGCACTGCTTCTCTCATGTCTGCAGTGATCATTGGAAGCTTTAAACCTGTTTCAACTGTGGTTTCAATTCTTGTGGTAGACAAATTTGGAAGACGCTCCCTTTTCCTTGAAGGTGGTGTTCAAATGTTGATTTGCCAG ATCACCATGACAATTGCAATTGCGGTTGCATTTGGCACAAATGGAAACCCAGGAACACTGCCGAAGTGGTATGCAATTGTGGTTGTGGGGATCATATGCGTCTATGTTTCGGGTTATGCTTGGTCTTGGGGTCCTCTAGGCTGGTTAGTACCAAGTGAAATCTTTCCTCTTGAGATAAGATCTGCTGCACAGAGCATCACAGTTAGTGTTAACATGATCAGCACTTTCTTCATAGCCCAATTCTTCACATTAATGCTGTGTCACATGAAGTTCGGTTTGTTCATCTTCTTCGGGTGCTTTGTGGTCATCATGACCATATTCATCTACAAGTTATTGCCCGAGACAAAGGGTATTCCACTCGAGGAAATGAGTGCGGTTTGGGAGAAACACCCTATCTGGGGCAAATTTTTGGAGTCAGACAGCACAATCCAAAACGACAAGGCCAACTCCAGATGTTGA